The Paenibacillus polymyxa M1 DNA segment CCCAAAATATAGACGAGTGGGAGCAGGCAGACGCGGATAAATATCATCAATATGAGGAACTATTGAAAAACGCAGAGACCATCGGCGACAAGCAGGTCATGCAGAAGATCCACGACCAGATGAATGTCCTGCGGCTGCAATACGAGGACTCGGTTATCCGTACAGATTATAATACAGGAGCGACCTCCAAGATCACATCCGATTCTCTTGTTGCCGTCACTGAACTGACAGGTAAAGATGGAAGCAAAACGGATATATCTATAGATAAAAAAGGAAATATTATAAGTTATGAGCAAAATACGGATAAATACGATTACTGGGTCCAAAAGCATACTCAATCAGCTGGAGAGCACGCTCTAGGTAAAACGGCCCAGACCGTTACCGGTTATGGAATGGGTCTTATTTTGTCGCGCGGGACTGGCGTCAGTGGAGCAGGTTCGGGCGCAGCCTCCGGCTGGGGAGAACACGTTGTCGGCATTGGTGGCGGCATGATCAGTGACAAGGTGCTGTTCTCTGTCCCCGATGAGGGAGAAACCCGTACCATGATCTACCGAACAAATAAAGAAACTGGGCATGTGGAGAACATGATCATCGTCACCAAAGGTGAAAATGAAATGAAGTATCGCTATTGGGAGGATTATAACTAGAACTTGAGTGGGAAATGATTTTAGTAAAGCGAATAGCAATATCTATCACATCTACAGACTTTTTCAAGACTAAGCGAGCGGCAGTAGAAGACTGCAAAACTCATCAGTTGGTAAAATCTGTAGATTTTTTTCGTGCGCATATTTCTAAAATTATATTCGAGTTATTTAATTGTTACATCGTATTTATGATTTAAGCAGCAACTTTATGGAATAAAGGACATCTGATTCATGTCGTGTCTTTAATTTATTTTTTCAAATGTAGAGTAATCTGAGCTTAAGAGCAAGGTTCAAAAAAAGATTGTATTATCATAATTTGGATAAATGTGAAAATGTAATAAGAATGTATTTATATCAATCTTTTAAAAATATTTAACAATTGCATAAATAATTTTATTTATTTTTATGTAGTGAAAATAATGAAAAAAGCTATTCTTTCAAGAAAACGACTTTATGTAATAACAATCAACAAAATTCTACATTTTACGACCTTTTATTTACAAAAATGTAACATTTGGAGGTTGACTTATTCATTGACTTTGTTGAAATAAATCGTTATTTTAATTCGTAAAAGGAGTAGAACATGGGTTGGAATAACGATTTATAAATTATTAATACAAGCTGATTAAATGCTAGTACACGGTGATTACATATGATTTAATTTATTTTTAAATGATTCCTTTTTTCATTAATTATGTCGGTCATAAATTTCTGCTTTAATACTACAAAGGTTATAACTTGCAACAGAAGTTAAATTTTAAAAGTACACATATTCAGGAAGCTCACTGGAGAAGAGGTTTTCAGATGAATGGTTTTCAGATGAATAAAGTATCTTTTATTTTTCCTGGGCAGGGTTCGCAATATGTAGGAATGAGTAAAGAACTATGGGATAATTTTAATGTGGTAAAGCGTTTATTCGAAGAAGCGGATGATACCTTAGGTGTAAAACTCTCAAAACTTTGTTTTGAGGGAGATCCCCAAGAGCTTCTTCAGACCATGAATGCCCAACCAGCCTTACTTACTGCCAGCCTTGCTGCATATTATGCTAGCAGAGAAATACTGGAACTGGAACCTCAACTGTTAGCCGGGCATAGTTTAGGAGAATACTCAGCATTGGTGTGCAGCGGTTTTTTCTCTTTTCAAGATGGACTTCAAATCGTGAGAAAACGAGGAATGCTCATGCAGCAGGCTACAGCTAACGGGGTAGGGACTATGGCTGCTGTTGCGAATGTTTCTGCTTCTATTCTGGAGAGCTTATGTCAAGAGATATCTACGGATCGTGATGTTATATCTATTGCATGTCACAATTCGGACAATCAGTACGTGCTATCGGGACATACAGAACCTATGGCTCGAATAGTGGAGCAAATCAAGCGTCTAGAACATAGTAAGGTTAACTATTTAACAGTAAGCGGGCCTTTTCACAGTACTCTGATGAAGCCTGCAGCAGATAAACTTGCCGTAGAACTAAAGAAATTCCCACTACGTAAGGGAAGATGGCCGGTTGTTTCCAATGTAACAGCCTTACCACATGATGAATTCTCGATTTATGACTTGCTGTACAAGCAAATGATAAGCCCCGTACGCTGGACAGATACGATGGATTTTTTATATCAGAACGGTATTACCGTTGCGTTAGAATTAGGTCCGAGAAAAGTACTTGGACAGCTGATGAAAGAAAGATATCCGACTATCTCCACTTTTTCTGTTAATACCAGTTCTTCTTTAAAAGAGGTGGACAAATGGCTAAGTAAGCAGCAAACTACACGCAAAGTTACACTTGAGCGTCTGGAGGAAGGTTTTGCAGCAGCGCTTATTGCACAAAATCGAAATGGGGATTACAAACAACATATGGAGGGGGTTGTTTACCCTAGTCAGCAGATTCGAAATCGGATCAATCAACTTCAAAGTCATAAAAATGACACCGTTTATAATGCGGTTAATACAGAGGTGTTAGAGCTCATTCGTACTATTCTCACTACCAAGCAAGTGCCCGATCAAGAACAACAGACGATTCTTAATATGTTCTGAATAAGATCCATCAATGATGTTGGAGATTGTAAATTTATTAACTGGAAGCTAATAAATCTTACGATATACGGGGGAATAGCATGTATACAAATAGGTTCAAAACACTGCTTGATGTTATTACAGAACGGGGAAAGTGTGATCATAAATTTATTACTTTTATTGAATCGGATCAAAATGAAACAACACTTACTTATAAAGATTTATATTGGGAAGCTCTAGCATTTCTGGGGAATCTTCAGGATGCAGGAGTTAAGCAGGGACAAGAAATTGTATTTCAAATAGAAAATAATCGCCATTTTGTAAAAGCGTTTTGGGCTTGCATTCTTGGTGGCATGATTCCGGTACCTGTCAGCATCGGTAACAATGATGAGCATAGAATGAAACTTTTTAAAATTTGGGATGTTCTTAACGATCCTTTTTTAATTATCGAGCCCAAAATATTAAAAGACCTTGAGAAATATACATTGAAAAGCAACCAAGATGACCTATTCGAAAACATTCGCCATCGTCATCAATTACTTCTTCAAGACCATGAACAACCCAAGCAATCCTTTGCAAAGATACACACCCCTCAATTGGAGGATATAGCATTTATTCAGTTTTCCTCCGGTTCCACAGGTGATCCTAAGGGAGTCATCCTTACACATCATAATCTCATTCATAACACAAGTGGAATTATAAATAGGACAGTCGTCACAGAGCAAGATTCGTTCTTGCAGTGGATGCCTCTAACCCATGATATGGGTTTAATTTACAATCATATTACCCCATTAGTTGCTGGAGTGAATCAGTATATTATGCCAACTTCGCTGTTCATTCGTCAGCCAGTACTTTGGATAAAAAAAGCTAGTGAACATCAAGTAAGCATTATTTCATCGCCAAACTTCGGATATAAGTATTTCATGCAATTTTTCAAACCTGAAAAAGTGAAGAACTGGAACCTGTCCAAGATCCGTGCCATCATCAATGGTGCTGAACCTATCTCTCCTGAATTGTGTGACACCTTTCTTGACAAATTAGCTCCTTTTGGATTAAAAAGAACGACTATGCGAACATCATATGGTTTAGCAGAAGCATCGGTTGCAGTTGCTATCCCGCCAATCGATACTGAATATATAACCGTTTATGTTGATCGTAAGCACTTAAACATTGGAGAGTCCGTCTTGGAGGTAGACAAGACTTTTCATAATGCTCTGCCATTTGTTGTGGTCGGTCAGTCGTTAGATTATTGTGAAATCAGAATATGCGATGACGAGGATGCAGAAGTCGCGGATCGCGTTATTGGGCACATACAAATCAAAGGTGAAAATGTTACAAAAGGATACTATAACAACGAAGATTCGACATCCAAACTTTTGACGTTAGATGGATGGGTGAGAACTGGCGATCTGGGGTTCTTCCGTGAAGGTCAATTAGTCGTCACAGGGAGAGCAAAGGATATCATATTTGTAAATGGACAGAACGTTTACCCTCATGACATCGAGCGTATCGCTGAGGAAGTAGAAGGAGTCGAACTTAATCGTGTGGCGGCGTGTGGAGTTCGTGTAAATGGGATGGAATCAGAGGAAATTGTGGTATTTGTCGTATCCAAAAAGACGATAGAAAAATTTTCTCCAATTGCATCTCAATTAAAAAAACATTTGTATCGTCATGGAGGATGGGCGGTTCACGATATTATACCTATTAAGCAAATGCCCAAAACGACCAGTGGGAAGTTACAGAGGTATAAGCTTGCGGCTCAGTATGAAGCGGGACATTATCAGGAGACTTCGATAGTTTTAAAAGGGATCATGGAGCAAGAAAACAAAAATCAAAAATTGCCTACACATTCGTTTGAGATCGAAAAAGTACTTCACGATATTTGCTGCGAGGTATTACTTAGGGAAGAGGTTGATACGAGAGATAGCTATTTTGATTTAGGAGCCAATTCCCTACAACTGGTTCAGATTACAGACAAAATTGAAAATCAGCTGGGGATTAAGCTTGCAGTTACCGATTTGTTTGATCACCCCTCAATAGCTCACTTGGCAGAATTTTTAGCGAGCCCTGCCGATTCTGAACAACAGCATATTCCTACAGATGATACGGATCACAATCATAGCAAGGACGTGGCTATTATTGGGCTTTCTTTGGACTTACCTGGTTCTTCATCTGTGTCACAGTATTGGGATCATATTGTTCAGGGCGATGACTGTATCGGGAACTTAAGCTCTCAACGTAAGCAAGACGCCATCGATTATTTATCAGTTGTGGATCAAAGGAAGGGAGAAGAAGAGTTTATAGAAGGCGGCTTCCTAGAAGAAATTGATAAATTTGATTATGCGTTCTTCAAGCTGAGTCCTGTGGAAGCAAGCTATATGGACCCAAATCAGAGATTATTCCTTCAGACCGCATGGCATGCACTTGAGGATGGGGGCTATGCAGGGGATCGGATTCATGGACAAAAGGTAGGAGTTTACGTCGGCTTCTCAAAAGTGGGCTACGATTATGAGCGGATGCTCTCTAAAGGAGAACCGGACAAATTTCACCAGTATATTGTTGGAAATTTGCCGTCAGTGCTGGCAAGTCGGATTTCGTACTTTCTTAATTTAAAAGGTCCAGCAGTAACAGTA contains these protein-coding regions:
- a CDS encoding WXG100 family type VII secretion target, with protein sequence MTKIQVTPEQLDNVASQFANAHGILYNQLNGLDSTMNHLHSQWDGMERNRFYNDYRTAKYTLSSILNKVQSIEIELKSIALKFRNADGGSTRGFWSALAAAMNASAALAGSGEGGNHTGDIVDSPQNIDEWEQADADKYHQYEELLKNAETIGDKQVMQKIHDQMNVLRLQYEDSVIRTDYNTGATSKITSDSLVAVTELTGKDGSKTDISIDKKGNIISYEQNTDKYDYWVQKHTQSAGEHALGKTAQTVTGYGMGLILSRGTGVSGAGSGAASGWGEHVVGIGGGMISDKVLFSVPDEGETRTMIYRTNKETGHVENMIIVTKGENEMKYRYWEDYN
- the fabD gene encoding ACP S-malonyltransferase; translation: MNGFQMNKVSFIFPGQGSQYVGMSKELWDNFNVVKRLFEEADDTLGVKLSKLCFEGDPQELLQTMNAQPALLTASLAAYYASREILELEPQLLAGHSLGEYSALVCSGFFSFQDGLQIVRKRGMLMQQATANGVGTMAAVANVSASILESLCQEISTDRDVISIACHNSDNQYVLSGHTEPMARIVEQIKRLEHSKVNYLTVSGPFHSTLMKPAADKLAVELKKFPLRKGRWPVVSNVTALPHDEFSIYDLLYKQMISPVRWTDTMDFLYQNGITVALELGPRKVLGQLMKERYPTISTFSVNTSSSLKEVDKWLSKQQTTRKVTLERLEEGFAAALIAQNRNGDYKQHMEGVVYPSQQIRNRINQLQSHKNDTVYNAVNTEVLELIRTILTTKQVPDQEQQTILNMF